A genome region from Methanolinea sp. includes the following:
- the thrC gene encoding threonine synthase gives MYSLVCVGCGATYPPDEVVYSCGRCGHLLSVEYDLDELDVERGAWEKRPLSVWRYRELLPVSIPPVTLREGGTPLYHLPRIGQEIGVPELYAKHEGMNPTGSFKDRGMTVGVSMALQLGKNSVACASTGNTSASLAAYAAKAGIPAVVLLPAGKVALGKVAQALMHGARVLSIRGNFDRALEMVQELCTTHGLYLLNSVNPFRLEGQKTIGFEVLDQLGSVPDRVVLPVGNAGNISAVYKGFRELLALGLLDRIPMMTGIQAAGSAPVVRAIREGLPAVEPEPRPETVATAIRIGAPVNAEKALVAIRETGGCAEAVTDDEILAMQRELARKEGIGVEPASAASVAGVKKLAEAGVIGRDETVVCVVTGHLLKDPETVIRQCPAPVEIDADLPSLLSALRLSS, from the coding sequence ATGTACAGTCTCGTGTGTGTCGGGTGCGGGGCCACGTATCCCCCCGACGAAGTCGTCTATTCCTGCGGGCGTTGCGGCCACCTCCTCTCGGTGGAGTACGATCTCGACGAGCTCGACGTCGAGAGGGGCGCGTGGGAGAAGAGGCCCCTCTCCGTCTGGCGCTACAGGGAGCTCCTCCCGGTCTCGATTCCCCCGGTCACCCTGCGGGAAGGGGGAACCCCCCTCTACCACCTCCCCCGCATCGGGCAGGAGATCGGGGTGCCGGAACTCTACGCGAAGCACGAGGGCATGAACCCCACCGGGTCCTTCAAGGACAGGGGGATGACGGTGGGCGTGAGCATGGCCCTCCAGCTGGGGAAAAACTCCGTCGCGTGCGCGAGCACGGGGAACACCTCGGCGAGCCTCGCGGCGTACGCCGCAAAGGCGGGGATCCCCGCCGTCGTCCTCCTCCCCGCCGGGAAGGTGGCGCTCGGGAAGGTCGCGCAGGCGCTGATGCACGGCGCCCGCGTGCTCTCCATAAGGGGAAACTTCGACCGGGCACTCGAGATGGTCCAGGAGCTCTGCACCACCCACGGCCTCTACCTCCTCAACTCGGTGAATCCCTTCCGGCTCGAGGGGCAGAAGACCATAGGATTCGAGGTGCTCGACCAACTAGGGTCCGTTCCTGACAGGGTCGTCCTCCCCGTCGGGAACGCGGGGAACATCTCCGCGGTCTACAAGGGGTTCCGCGAGCTCCTTGCGCTCGGTCTCCTCGACAGGATCCCCATGATGACCGGGATACAGGCCGCGGGCTCGGCACCGGTCGTGAGGGCGATCCGGGAGGGTCTCCCCGCCGTGGAACCTGAACCCCGTCCCGAGACGGTAGCCACCGCGATCCGGATCGGCGCGCCCGTGAATGCCGAGAAGGCGCTCGTCGCGATCAGGGAGACGGGCGGGTGCGCGGAGGCCGTGACGGACGACGAGATCCTCGCGATGCAGCGGGAACTCGCGCGGAAAGAGGGGATCGGGGTGGAACCTGCCTCCGCCGCGTCTGTCGCGGGGGTGAAGAAACTCGCCGAGGCTGGCGTGATAGGGAGGGACGAGACGGTCGTGTGCGTGGTGACCGGCCACCTCCTCAAGGACCCTGAGACAGTGATACGCCAATGTCCCGCACCTGTCGAGATCGACGCGGACCTGCCCTCCTTGCTCTCTGCGCTGCGACTCTCCTCGTGA
- a CDS encoding 4Fe-4S binding protein has protein sequence MALGLGCSSRPGTSRANRTGSWRTFRPVFSREKCTKCRLCVQICPEGCIVETAEGYFEPDYDYCKGCGLCAEECAGEAIEMQKEEK, from the coding sequence ATGGCGCTCGGGCTAGGGTGTTCCTCGCGGCCGGGGACGTCCCGCGCAAACAGGACGGGGAGCTGGCGGACGTTCCGCCCCGTCTTCTCGCGCGAAAAGTGCACGAAGTGCAGGCTCTGCGTCCAGATATGCCCGGAAGGGTGCATCGTGGAGACCGCGGAGGGGTATTTCGAGCCGGACTACGATTACTGCAAGGGATGCGGCCTGTGCGCCGAGGAGTGCGCCGGCGAGGCCATCGAGATGCAGAAGGAGGAGAAGTAG
- a CDS encoding methanogenesis marker 12 protein codes for MFIGIDHGTSAIRFSAGPGGPRFKVPRGDAVRFTLEDIGAICPVGEIEGIALSYSMGDNFSAITPVGRLSHRGVVSREGAGKHTGGGTRVFDVIAASGVPAVAVPGLHRGSPTDPRFRVYSHQASPEKVGIAYLVARDLGPDVVVSDVSSNTVTLLVREGRIVGAIDACIFAPGTEHGALDVDAIRRIDRGEITANQAFLQAGVNHTLPPGERLPALALFAAMECAALLLLAPRARVAVAGSMAAAVGEGVGALLGRDVAIYDEWCAADGLSLIAREVFSRGADSVLGIPVQR; via the coding sequence ATGTTCATCGGGATCGACCACGGGACCTCGGCGATCAGGTTCTCCGCGGGGCCCGGCGGGCCGAGGTTCAAGGTTCCGAGGGGGGACGCCGTCCGCTTCACGCTCGAGGACATCGGGGCAATCTGCCCTGTCGGGGAGATAGAGGGAATCGCGCTCTCCTACTCGATGGGGGACAATTTCTCGGCCATCACCCCCGTGGGGAGACTCTCCCACAGGGGGGTCGTCAGCAGGGAAGGTGCCGGGAAACACACGGGTGGCGGGACGCGGGTCTTTGACGTCATCGCGGCGAGCGGGGTTCCCGCCGTCGCGGTCCCCGGCCTCCACCGCGGGTCCCCGACGGATCCCCGTTTCAGGGTCTACTCGCACCAGGCGAGCCCCGAGAAGGTCGGCATCGCCTACCTCGTGGCGCGTGACCTGGGCCCCGACGTGGTCGTCTCGGACGTGAGCTCGAACACCGTCACGCTCCTCGTGCGGGAAGGGAGGATCGTCGGCGCCATCGATGCCTGCATTTTTGCCCCGGGGACGGAACACGGCGCACTCGACGTGGATGCCATCCGGAGGATAGACCGCGGGGAGATCACGGCGAACCAGGCGTTCCTGCAGGCCGGCGTGAACCACACGCTCCCGCCGGGGGAGAGGCTGCCCGCGCTCGCCCTCTTCGCCGCGATGGAATGCGCGGCCCTCCTCCTCCTCGCCCCCCGTGCCCGGGTCGCCGTCGCGGGGAGCATGGCTGCAGCGGTGGGGGAGGGCGTCGGAGCGCTCCTCGGGAGGGACGTTGCCATCTACGACGAGTGGTGCGCCGCGGATGGCCTCTCGCTCATCGCAAGGGAGGTCTTCTCCCGCGGCGCGGACTCGGTCCTCGGGATCCCGGTACAGCGGTGA
- a CDS encoding DUF2298 domain-containing protein, with protein MTDPVTQVLYVLSWLVLVFFLQLSLWPSVRGTFPGFACAVSFPLSALLFSLSSWYCGLLRLPVTLALVPFAALFLLSAWGKKYSREILREGWPYLAVFAIFFSSMLCVRFANPSISYAEKFMDHAFLASVMRTPVVPPLDPWFAGGFLDVYYYLGYWMFGVMGIASGVPSHVAFNLVLPTVFGYSAVVLYALGRLLAPRFPWVLPAVLILPNPSFFWQVIQGKAAGSVLWDSTRTISNTINEYPLFSFLWGDVHPHVVGIFNQVLLVFLLVYTLQRYGDLGVGSRIILVLTSGLSLGSMPPTNTWDVLVYAPATVVFGILVGVASRGSPPPGNPPATLNATRIPIAGAVRECAGRIFLSPWSFLFSVPVVAGIAYLPFISQMRSQGIMGVGLVHSPTAPPEFLLVHGFFLLPMVLFFAPQIRRMPLLLAVPVSLALAGYVSAAIAAVPLAGALAGIVSGERRGAGEVLAALGLAIVIACEVVYLKDNMGDAYYRMNTVFKLYIAAWILMGASSLSMLSGAIGRHVPEGRVPQWARNLALVAVSVLLVAAPLAVSLDPPYKGGTLDGLAYLDSAHPGDARAIAFLRSLPHVGGIVEAEGGDYTYFGRVSAFTGIPTIIGWPFHEYMWRGNEGGWYGTRQADVRAIYEDPASTATLMRKYNVTHVYVGEPERERYAVRLGDAGLPAVYDRDGVSIYALE; from the coding sequence CTGACTGACCCGGTCACGCAGGTCCTTTATGTTCTCTCGTGGCTCGTCCTCGTCTTCTTCCTCCAGCTCTCCCTATGGCCCTCAGTCCGGGGAACTTTCCCGGGGTTTGCCTGCGCGGTCTCGTTCCCCCTCTCCGCCCTCCTCTTCTCGCTTTCGAGCTGGTACTGCGGGCTCCTCCGCCTGCCGGTAACCCTCGCCCTCGTCCCGTTCGCCGCGCTCTTTCTCCTCTCCGCGTGGGGGAAAAAATACTCGCGGGAGATTCTCCGGGAGGGGTGGCCGTACCTCGCTGTATTTGCGATCTTCTTCTCGTCGATGCTGTGCGTCCGGTTCGCGAACCCCAGCATCTCGTACGCGGAGAAATTCATGGACCACGCCTTCCTCGCCTCCGTCATGAGGACCCCCGTCGTCCCGCCCCTCGACCCGTGGTTTGCGGGGGGCTTCCTCGACGTGTACTATTACCTCGGCTACTGGATGTTCGGGGTGATGGGGATCGCGAGCGGCGTGCCGTCGCACGTCGCGTTCAACCTCGTGCTCCCGACCGTCTTTGGTTACTCTGCCGTGGTGCTCTATGCCCTCGGGCGGCTGCTCGCCCCGAGGTTCCCGTGGGTCCTCCCCGCAGTCCTGATCCTCCCGAACCCCTCCTTCTTCTGGCAGGTTATCCAGGGGAAGGCAGCGGGATCCGTCCTGTGGGACAGCACGCGGACGATATCGAACACCATCAACGAGTACCCCCTCTTTTCCTTCCTCTGGGGCGACGTCCACCCCCACGTCGTCGGCATCTTCAACCAGGTCCTCCTCGTTTTCCTCCTCGTCTACACCCTCCAAAGATACGGGGACCTCGGCGTGGGGAGCCGGATCATCCTCGTCCTCACGAGCGGGCTCTCGCTCGGCTCGATGCCGCCCACCAACACGTGGGACGTCCTCGTCTATGCCCCTGCCACTGTCGTATTCGGGATCCTCGTGGGGGTTGCGTCGCGCGGGTCGCCCCCGCCGGGGAACCCCCCTGCGACCCTTAATGCCACGCGTATCCCGATCGCGGGCGCAGTGCGGGAATGCGCAGGGAGAATATTCCTCTCGCCGTGGTCATTCCTCTTCTCCGTGCCGGTAGTCGCGGGGATCGCGTACCTCCCCTTCATCTCGCAGATGCGATCGCAGGGGATCATGGGCGTGGGCCTCGTCCACTCGCCCACGGCACCGCCCGAGTTCCTCCTCGTCCACGGGTTTTTCCTCCTCCCCATGGTGCTCTTTTTCGCCCCGCAGATCAGGAGGATGCCCCTGCTCCTCGCCGTCCCGGTCTCCCTCGCGCTGGCCGGGTACGTATCCGCGGCGATCGCGGCGGTCCCCCTCGCCGGGGCCCTCGCAGGCATCGTCTCGGGGGAGAGGCGCGGGGCAGGGGAGGTCCTCGCGGCACTCGGCCTTGCGATCGTCATCGCCTGCGAGGTCGTCTACCTGAAGGACAACATGGGCGACGCGTACTACAGGATGAACACGGTTTTCAAGCTGTACATCGCGGCGTGGATCCTGATGGGAGCCTCCTCGCTCTCCATGCTCTCCGGGGCGATCGGCAGGCACGTCCCGGAGGGGCGCGTCCCCCAGTGGGCGAGGAACCTCGCGCTGGTTGCGGTGTCCGTCCTCCTCGTCGCCGCCCCGCTCGCGGTCTCCCTCGATCCCCCCTACAAGGGGGGGACCCTCGACGGCCTCGCGTACCTTGACTCGGCGCACCCCGGGGACGCGCGGGCGATCGCCTTCCTGCGATCGCTCCCCCATGTCGGGGGCATCGTGGAGGCCGAGGGGGGAGACTACACGTACTTCGGGAGGGTCTCCGCATTCACCGGGATCCCGACGATCATCGGGTGGCCCTTCCACGAGTACATGTGGCGGGGCAACGAGGGCGGGTGGTACGGGACGCGGCAGGCGGACGTGAGGGCGATCTACGAGGACCCCGCATCCACCGCGACCCTGATGCGCAAGTACAACGTGACCCACGTGTACGTGGGTGAGCCCGAGAGGGAGAGGTACGCGGTGCGGCTCGGGGATGCCGGTCTCCCCGCCGTCTACGACCGCGACGGCGTTTCGATCTACGCCCTCGAATAG
- a CDS encoding 30S ribosomal protein S28e: MADEGTPAEVIEVIGPTGMHGEAMQVKCRILDGPNKGRIITRNTVGPIREGDILMLLETEREAKKLSRR; the protein is encoded by the coding sequence ATGGCTGACGAAGGAACACCCGCAGAGGTTATCGAGGTGATCGGCCCCACCGGGATGCACGGCGAGGCCATGCAGGTGAAGTGCAGGATCCTCGACGGGCCAAACAAGGGCCGGATCATCACGCGGAACACGGTGGGCCCCATCCGCGAGGGTGACATCCTGATGCTCCTCGAGACCGAGCGCGAGGCAAAGAAGCTCTCGAGGCGGTGA
- a CDS encoding DUF5803 family protein, with protein sequence MIQSLAADVAEFRILPNGTAYTASLDLSDATGYEFSEPGFLGEMVPFRPQNVTLAGDCSPCTFTWKGDSAIRFPRGNYTLSFQGPVRDRDFLAVFDRPRRVSVVLPPGFDARNPALGAVSPGAAVSTLPDGGLSISWNATRVAEVRFYEREREELLFLFAQFWVVVALVMLAPFLLTRGNPPRGPRG encoded by the coding sequence GTGATCCAGTCGCTCGCCGCGGACGTGGCGGAGTTCCGGATCCTCCCGAACGGGACAGCGTACACCGCGTCCCTCGACCTTTCCGACGCGACGGGCTACGAGTTCTCCGAGCCGGGCTTCCTCGGGGAGATGGTCCCGTTCAGGCCGCAGAACGTCACCCTCGCGGGGGACTGTTCGCCGTGCACGTTCACGTGGAAGGGAGATTCCGCGATCCGGTTCCCGCGGGGGAACTACACCCTCTCTTTCCAGGGGCCGGTCCGCGACCGGGACTTCCTCGCCGTCTTCGATCGGCCACGCCGCGTCTCCGTTGTCCTCCCGCCCGGGTTCGACGCGAGGAACCCTGCCCTCGGCGCGGTCAGCCCCGGCGCTGCCGTCTCGACCCTGCCGGACGGGGGGCTTTCGATCTCGTGGAACGCGACGAGGGTCGCGGAAGTCAGGTTCTACGAGAGGGAACGCGAGGAGCTCCTCTTCCTCTTTGCCCAGTTCTGGGTCGTCGTCGCACTCGTGATGCTCGCCCCGTTCCTCCTCACGCGGGGGAATCCCCCGAGAGGACCGCGCGGATAG
- the ndk gene encoding nucleoside-diphosphate kinase yields the protein MDRTFVMVKPDGVARGLVGEVIRRLERKGLKLVAARFEKVPEKKILEQYREHIDKPFFPSLRHYIESGPCFLMVWEGRDAVAVVRRMIGATNPAEAAPGTIRGDLALDTGRNVIHASDSPASAAREISLHFSPEEIVTYRRVDEPSIYE from the coding sequence GTGGACCGGACGTTCGTGATGGTCAAGCCCGACGGCGTCGCGCGCGGTCTCGTCGGCGAGGTGATCAGGAGGCTCGAGAGGAAGGGCTTGAAGCTCGTCGCGGCGCGGTTCGAGAAGGTCCCGGAGAAGAAGATCCTCGAGCAGTACAGGGAACACATCGACAAACCTTTCTTTCCGTCCCTGCGCCACTACATCGAGAGCGGCCCCTGCTTCCTCATGGTCTGGGAGGGCAGGGACGCGGTCGCGGTCGTGAGGAGGATGATCGGGGCGACGAATCCCGCGGAGGCCGCGCCCGGCACCATACGCGGCGACCTCGCGCTCGATACCGGGAGGAACGTCATCCACGCCTCGGACTCCCCCGCGAGCGCTGCCCGCGAGATATCGCTCCACTTTTCGCCCGAGGAGATAGTCACGTACCGGCGGGTCGACGAGCCGTCGATCTACGAGTGA
- a CDS encoding nitrilase-related carbon-nitrogen hydrolase, whose translation MILCCAQIRSVWEDPDATLAKAEHCIARASREGGDLVCFPEQFATGWDPSSLRHVQDMSGPIVARLQALAEEYSIAVLGSLRKNARPRPENTCVAISARGEILAEYSKCHLFSPAGEDRYYQRGKSIATFPLGGMTFGIAICYDLRFASLFSLYSDAGVDGILVPAAWPASRLSHWELFVRARALEYQVYVAGINTTGATPVDVYKGGTIVADPTGAPVISAGAEEGVYSCELRREFVERVRAALPVGRDRRSDLPPAGGSRG comes from the coding sequence ATGATCCTGTGCTGCGCACAGATCCGGAGCGTGTGGGAAGACCCTGACGCGACCCTCGCGAAGGCAGAACACTGCATCGCGAGGGCCTCGCGGGAAGGGGGCGATCTCGTCTGCTTCCCCGAGCAGTTCGCGACGGGGTGGGATCCCTCCTCCCTCCGGCACGTCCAGGACATGTCAGGCCCGATCGTCGCGAGGCTCCAGGCACTCGCGGAGGAGTATTCCATCGCGGTGCTCGGGTCGCTCAGGAAGAACGCGAGACCCCGCCCGGAGAACACGTGCGTTGCCATCTCCGCGAGGGGAGAGATCCTCGCGGAGTACTCGAAGTGCCACCTCTTCTCCCCCGCGGGCGAGGACCGATACTACCAGCGCGGGAAGTCGATCGCGACGTTCCCCCTCGGGGGAATGACGTTCGGGATTGCCATCTGCTACGACCTTCGATTCGCGTCCCTCTTTTCGCTCTACAGCGATGCGGGGGTGGACGGCATACTCGTCCCCGCAGCCTGGCCTGCCTCCCGGCTCTCCCACTGGGAGCTCTTCGTTCGGGCCCGCGCCCTCGAGTACCAGGTGTACGTCGCGGGGATCAACACGACGGGTGCAACACCCGTGGACGTGTACAAGGGGGGGACGATCGTCGCGGACCCGACGGGGGCCCCCGTCATCTCCGCGGGGGCGGAGGAAGGGGTCTACTCCTGTGAGCTGCGCAGGGAGTTCGTCGAGAGGGTCCGGGCCGCGCTCCCGGTGGGGAGAGACCGGCGGTCCGATCTCCCCCCGGCCGGCGGCTCGCGCGGGTGA
- a CDS encoding 50S ribosomal protein L24e encodes MVEQKNCSFCGELIEPGTGKMFVRKDGSVFYFCSSKCQNNFRLGRTPRNVPWTRAGRKAMGKE; translated from the coding sequence ATGGTCGAACAGAAGAACTGCAGTTTCTGCGGGGAGCTCATCGAGCCGGGCACGGGGAAGATGTTCGTCCGGAAGGACGGGTCTGTCTTCTACTTCTGCAGCTCGAAGTGCCAGAACAACTTCCGCCTCGGGAGGACCCCAAGGAACGTCCCGTGGACGCGCGCGGGGCGGAAGGCCATGGGCAAGGAGTGA
- a CDS encoding pyruvate ferredoxin oxidoreductase subunit gamma: MRELRIHGRGGQGSVTAAELIAVAAFAGGVYAQAFPAFGVERRGAPVQAFVRFDDKKIRLRSQVYEPDYIIVQDSTLIADVNVFQGLKPGGIVIVNTEKPLKTKVPPGVRVITLDATSIALKHLGVPITNTTLMGAFAAASGEISLGALEEAIRGRFKGEMAEKNIAAAREAYEFVKGVA; the protein is encoded by the coding sequence TTGCGCGAGCTGCGTATTCATGGTCGTGGCGGACAGGGATCGGTCACGGCCGCGGAACTGATCGCCGTGGCGGCCTTTGCGGGCGGCGTCTACGCGCAGGCGTTCCCCGCATTCGGCGTGGAGAGGAGGGGAGCCCCTGTCCAGGCATTCGTCCGGTTCGACGACAAGAAGATCAGGCTGCGGAGCCAGGTCTACGAGCCTGACTACATCATCGTCCAGGACAGCACGCTCATCGCCGACGTCAATGTCTTCCAGGGCCTGAAGCCCGGGGGAATCGTCATCGTGAACACCGAGAAGCCCCTGAAGACGAAAGTTCCCCCGGGAGTGAGGGTGATCACGCTGGACGCGACGAGCATCGCCCTGAAACACCTCGGCGTTCCCATCACCAACACGACCCTCATGGGTGCATTCGCCGCGGCGAGCGGCGAGATAAGCCTCGGGGCACTCGAGGAGGCTATCCGCGGGAGGTTCAAGGGGGAAATGGCCGAGAAGAACATCGCGGCAGCGCGCGAGGCGTACGAGTTCGTGAAGGGGGTGGCGTAG
- a CDS encoding response regulator has product MDDEEGIREIVKIYLARLGYRAEVVADGEAARESYERALRESDPFAVVILDLSVKSGPDGIETLRLLKAIDPGVRAIITTGFTDDPIVSRYRELGFSAVVPKPFQMQRLDEAIRAVLSGDSPA; this is encoded by the coding sequence ATGGACGACGAGGAGGGCATACGCGAGATCGTGAAAATATACCTCGCGAGGCTCGGGTACCGCGCAGAGGTCGTTGCCGACGGGGAGGCCGCGAGGGAATCCTACGAGAGGGCGCTCCGGGAAAGCGATCCCTTCGCGGTCGTCATCCTCGACCTCTCCGTGAAGTCGGGCCCGGACGGGATCGAGACGCTGCGCCTGCTGAAGGCGATCGACCCGGGCGTGAGGGCGATCATCACGACTGGTTTTACCGACGACCCGATCGTCTCGCGGTACAGGGAACTCGGGTTTTCCGCCGTGGTCCCTAAGCCATTCCAGATGCAAAGGCTGGACGAGGCTATCCGCGCGGTCCTCTCGGGGGATTCCCCCGCGTGA
- a CDS encoding transketolase C-terminal domain-containing protein produces MMEIMEGSHAVAHAVRMCRPDVVAAYPITPQTHIVEALAEMVANCTLDAEYITVESEFSALSACLGASAAGSRVYSATTSQGLALMFEVCFNTAGLRFPVVMSIANRALGAPLSIWNDQQDSISLRDSGWLQFYAEDCQEATDLHYIAYRVAEDSRVLLPAFVCFDGFILSHVYEPVDMLTQEQVDSYLPRYKPVHKLDSKDPISIGLFASPDYYMEFRYQIDRAMRESARVIQEAGRAFGEMFGRDYSGLVEEYRMDDADCAIVAMGSICGTVKDAIDEMRKEGTRAGLLKIRAFRPFPAEEIRKALSGVSAVAVLDKNISLGSKGAVALEVRDALYGSNIPVLDYVIALGGRDVAKKDVKSVVKMAMEGKGDIFYGLREEVLK; encoded by the coding sequence ATGATGGAGATCATGGAAGGGTCGCACGCCGTGGCCCACGCGGTCCGGATGTGCAGGCCGGACGTCGTCGCCGCGTACCCGATCACGCCGCAGACCCACATCGTGGAGGCCCTCGCCGAGATGGTCGCCAACTGCACGCTGGACGCGGAGTACATCACCGTGGAGAGCGAGTTCTCGGCCCTCTCTGCCTGCCTCGGGGCGTCCGCGGCGGGCTCGCGCGTCTACTCGGCCACGACCTCACAGGGTCTCGCGCTGATGTTCGAGGTCTGCTTCAACACCGCGGGGTTACGGTTCCCCGTCGTCATGTCCATCGCGAACAGGGCGCTCGGCGCGCCCCTCTCAATATGGAACGACCAGCAGGATTCCATCTCGCTGCGCGACTCGGGCTGGCTCCAGTTCTACGCGGAGGACTGCCAGGAGGCAACCGACCTCCACTACATCGCCTACAGGGTCGCGGAGGACAGCCGCGTCCTCCTCCCGGCGTTCGTCTGCTTCGACGGGTTCATCCTCTCCCACGTGTACGAGCCGGTGGACATGCTCACGCAGGAGCAGGTCGACAGCTACCTCCCCCGCTACAAGCCCGTCCACAAGCTGGACAGCAAGGACCCGATCTCCATCGGTCTCTTCGCCTCCCCCGATTACTACATGGAATTCAGGTACCAGATCGACAGGGCGATGAGGGAATCGGCCCGGGTGATACAGGAGGCCGGCCGCGCGTTCGGCGAGATGTTCGGGAGGGATTACTCGGGACTCGTCGAGGAGTACCGGATGGACGACGCGGACTGCGCGATCGTCGCCATGGGGTCCATCTGCGGGACGGTGAAGGACGCGATCGACGAGATGAGGAAAGAAGGGACGAGAGCGGGGCTCCTCAAGATACGGGCATTCCGGCCGTTCCCCGCCGAGGAGATCAGGAAGGCACTCTCCGGCGTCTCGGCCGTCGCCGTCCTCGACAAGAATATCTCCCTTGGGTCGAAGGGGGCAGTGGCCCTCGAGGTGAGGGATGCACTCTACGGGAGCAACATCCCCGTCCTCGACTACGTGATTGCGCTCGGGGGGAGGGACGTGGCCAAGAAGGACGTGAAATCGGTCGTCAAGATGGCAATGGAAGGGAAAGGAGACATCTTCTACGGTCTCCGCGAGGAGGTCCTGAAATGA
- a CDS encoding thiamine pyrophosphate-dependent enzyme, which yields MTGEEQCPLFEAGHRACGGCAAALAARAILDAAGPDTIIVSATGCMEVFSTPYPETAWRVPWIHSLFENNAAVASGISAALKKQGRKEKVIALGGDGATFDIGMLCLSGAFERGHDFVYICYDNEAYMNTGIQRSGATPYDASTTTSPAGRCSTGNRRPKKDLPSILAAHGAPYVATASIAYIPDLKKKVKKALDTEGPCYVQVHAPCCTGWGFEGEKTLAIARLAVETGLFVIFEMENGQLTRAKKVARKPVEEYLSQQRRFRHLFTPKRNDAEIAKIQAIADRNAERFGIDITVKK from the coding sequence ATGACGGGAGAAGAACAGTGTCCCCTCTTCGAGGCCGGGCACAGGGCGTGCGGGGGGTGCGCCGCGGCACTCGCGGCACGCGCCATCCTCGACGCGGCGGGGCCGGACACGATCATCGTCTCGGCGACTGGGTGCATGGAGGTATTCTCCACTCCCTACCCCGAGACTGCATGGAGAGTCCCGTGGATCCACTCGCTCTTCGAGAACAACGCGGCCGTCGCATCCGGGATATCCGCGGCGCTCAAGAAGCAGGGGAGGAAGGAGAAGGTCATCGCCCTCGGAGGGGACGGGGCGACCTTCGACATCGGGATGCTCTGCCTCTCGGGCGCGTTCGAGCGCGGCCACGACTTCGTGTACATCTGCTACGACAACGAGGCCTACATGAACACCGGGATCCAGAGGTCCGGGGCAACCCCCTACGACGCGAGCACGACGACGAGCCCGGCGGGGAGGTGCTCGACGGGGAACCGCAGGCCGAAGAAGGACCTCCCGTCAATCCTCGCGGCGCACGGCGCACCCTACGTCGCGACGGCCTCGATCGCGTACATCCCCGACCTGAAGAAGAAAGTAAAAAAAGCCCTCGACACGGAGGGGCCCTGCTACGTCCAGGTCCACGCGCCCTGCTGCACCGGCTGGGGTTTCGAGGGCGAAAAGACACTCGCGATCGCGAGGCTCGCGGTCGAGACAGGGCTCTTCGTCATCTTCGAGATGGAGAACGGGCAGCTTACCCGCGCAAAGAAGGTCGCGAGGAAACCCGTCGAGGAGTACCTCTCGCAGCAGAGGAGGTTCCGGCACCTCTTCACCCCCAAGAGGAACGACGCGGAGATCGCAAAGATACAGGCCATCGCGGACAGGAACGCGGAGAGGTTTGGAATCGACATCACTGTGAAGAAATAA
- the rpl7ae gene encoding 50S ribosomal protein L7Ae — MAKSYVKFQVSEEIQNKALEALEIARETGKIKKGSNEATKAVERSIATLVLIGADVEPEEIVMHLPPLCEEKKIPYLFINKQNDIGTASGLDVGSAAAAIVKPGKAKELVDEIIKQVSELKA, encoded by the coding sequence ATGGCAAAGTCATACGTCAAGTTCCAGGTTTCTGAAGAGATACAGAACAAGGCACTCGAGGCCCTCGAGATTGCACGGGAGACGGGGAAGATCAAGAAAGGTTCGAACGAGGCAACGAAGGCGGTCGAGCGAAGTATCGCGACGCTCGTCCTCATCGGGGCGGACGTGGAGCCAGAGGAGATCGTGATGCACCTCCCGCCGCTCTGCGAGGAGAAGAAGATCCCGTACCTCTTCATCAACAAGCAGAACGACATCGGGACCGCGAGCGGGCTCGACGTGGGGTCGGCCGCGGCGGCGATCGTCAAGCCCGGGAAGGCGAAGGAACTCGTGGACGAGATCATCAAGCAGGTCAGCGAGCTGAAGGCGTGA